AGGCGAATGTGGTAGCTGATGCCTTGATTAAAAAAACCCATCATTTCGTAGCTTCCTTGACTGTTCCTAGAGAGTTGTAGAGAGGCATGGAACAATTGAATCTTGAGATTGTACAGCATGGGAGCTAGAGTCCCGGTTAGCAGCCTTATCCATTCGACCTtcaatttttgaggaaatttttACAAATCAAGTGAGTGACTCCTTATTGGAGAAAACGAGAGAGCAGGTTAAAGAAAGGAAAGCTGAAGGATTCACGATATTCGAGGATGGTAGAGTTCGATACAAGGGTCGATGGTGTGTACCTTCTACTTGCACAGAGCTTAAGGATAAGATCTTGACAGAGGCTCATATTTCAAAGTACTCTGTTCATTCGGGAGGAgataaaatgtatcaagacTTGAAGCAGacgttttggtggtctgggatgaaaagagatattgctgagtttgtttccaagtgtttgacCTGTCAGAAAGTAAAGAGTGAGCATAAGAGGCCTGCAGGTTTATTCCAACCTTAGAATATTCCTGTATGGAAATGGGATGACATATCCATGGACTttgttttaggtttaccgaGGACTAGGTCGGGAAATGATACGTTATGGGTGATCGTAGATAGACTCACCAAGAGTGCTAGGTTCATTCCGATAAATAATCAGTGGGGTATGGATCAGTTGGCTCAAGCTTACCTTAAGCATGTTATACGATACCAGGGTGTCCCTAGATCTATAGTGTCTGATCGTGATACTAGATATGTGTTAAAATTTTGGGAAGCATTTCAGGCAGCTTTGGGTACAGAACTTCTTAGGAGCACATCTTTTCACCCGGCTACTGATGGGCAAACTGAACGCACGAATAGAACACTTGAAGATATATTGCGAGCCGTAGCTTTGGATAGGCAAGAATCTTGGGATGAGTGCCTAGATATGGTggaattttcatacaataatagttACCAGACAAGCATTCAGATGGCACCTTTCGAAGCTTTATATGGTCGTCGTTGTCGTAATCCAGTATATTGAGATGATTTCAGTGAATCTGTCACTCTAGGTCCGGCTATGTTAGAGGAGATGACTGATCAAGTAAAAATGATTCAAGAAAGACTTAAGGCGGCCCAGGATCGGCAAAATTCCTACACAGATCTTAAGAGGAGACCTGATGAGTTTGCCGTAGGGGATTATGTACTGTTAAGAGTTTCGCCAATGAAAGGAGTCATGAGGTTCGGCAAGAAGGGAAAGTTGAGCCCAAAGTTTATAGGACCTTAGGAGGTTACAGAGAAGGTAGGAAAGGTCGCTTACAGACAAGCATTACCCAATGAGCTTGGTAGGTCCATGATGTGTTTCATATTTCGCAGTTGAAGCGATATGTTCCCGATAAATCTCATATGCTAGATCTCGAGCCCTTAGACCTTGATGAGAACTTGTCTTATGAGGAGAAACCTATCGAGATCTTAGATTCTAAGGTGCGCAGTACGAGATGAAAAGATATAAAGATGGCGAAAGTTCTATGGTCTGACCAACATACAGGATGCAACGTGGGAAACTGAGGATTCTATGCGTGAGAAATACCCACACCTTTTTCCTGAGGTTAGTGAGTAACGGGGTCGTAATTAAgtctttaaggggggtagaaacGATAGAATTTTGCGCGTTTTCACGCATTTTTCTCCTCTATGGTATCAACCTATCACAAATTTACATGCTTTCGATTGATCGTGTTGAGTCAATTGTGTGATATTtatatgcttttgattgatcgtGTTGAGTCAATTGTGTGATATTTACATGTTTTGGATTGATTGTGTTGAGTCAGTTGTGTGACATTTACATGTTTCTGATTGGGTGTTGAGTTAatttgggcgccgggtggccgataacgcccttggccgtgtcactatgccatgaatagagaaaagatccactacctctgaatatacttcgagggattagtagtttgaaagagaaatcatgAGTGTAGAAGTGtatagacagatgagtagattcGTTATTACTGTGCTATATCGTTGCCTATCGTTTCGTGCaatgattttaattgttataagttcattgattactgacgtgtatgtgtttgctATTGTTTGTTCATGACCTTCTATGATATTCCTACTATGATACATTTGACTATTGTCATTATTTTGAGcaacaggaggatcatagcCTGGCATAACatgtataggagcttcttttgcttggCATTGGGGAAAGAGTAGAGTCAATTATCGCAATTACTATACAATTAGCCTGAAGTTGTAGCtcttatattatttgttaagttttgGGTTGTATAGTTCTTTTGTATGAaaccatgtgactccttgtatgattcATAGTTCCGCTACGTAGTTTCGGATGTATGTCCGTAAATCTACTTCTTTTGTAGTCGTTAAAACCGATACGTTAACACTGGAAGCACGATCCGTTTtggagttgatgatttgaggaacCGACGATGATTCAATCCGTCGTGACATATTTTGGATGGCATTGAGGCCTTGGATTATGTTAGTTATGTTATCTTATTTACTTACCTTGGTCACACCTTCAATTTTTAGAGGAggtgctgccgaaatttccactcacctttccTTTAAGATTTACCTTTAACGTATAATTATattctttctcttttctttttatgtaacacccgaatttccttccTTCCGTGCtttacgattttggtttcgtaTAAGTGTCAGAAATTCAGGAGTGTTACAATTTGGCCCCTGCCGACTGTTCATCCTGCACAGATTGCTGCCTCCCTGAGCATGTAGCCAGACCAGACATCTACAGTTTCATTCATAAACCCTCATAGCTAGCAAGTTAAAAAACATTATTGTGTTTCAAGGAACACTTGAAAAGTGTCACCCTATTTAAACACAAACTCCTTGTTTTTACAAACGTAAGGTTCTATACATCCGACTTTTTTACCATGCCTGGCGGAAAGCCTTTTAGAGGTAATTTGATCTATACTTTATTGCTTTTCATAGAATGAGTCTTAAACTAGTAGCTTCGCCAATTTAGTTGTCACATTGCTAATATACAACATTATCAAAATCACAATTTATTCCAGAAAATATGAGTTGCCAACTAATTTGTCTTTTGAATTTGTGACTCGattaaaatagcttaaaaatagTCTAAAACCGTccataatttacttttttgactAGTGATTCACGTAGAGATTTACTTATCATGTCACACCCTTTGTTAATAAAGGATTAGGAATACAATTACCTCGAGGCAAGAATTTATATGTACACAATAGTAAATAGTAATACCTCAGAAAATAGGAGAAATCAGAGGGACATACGGAAATTGGCTATGGAACCACACCGTTTGCTCTATTCATCGGCTTTCGGAACAAGCGAACAGACGAGAGAGGGGGAAAAGCCGaatgcttttatttatttttaccttttttttattattcttcaaCCAGGGGAGGAAATAGAAATCAACGGAGGTTATGGTCTGTGGGCATATGCAACATATTCAACATATGACCATATAAGACGCAAATATATTTAaggaaatattatattaaataatacaaatttttgtggattttcctataataatgtCAATGtttgattaaacatgaataataaCAACTTATGGgcgtattttcctagaataatatcaacttttgttTAGCCaataatttacctttttttgGTTAAATAACCTACTATAAACAAAAGTTTGTATATTCTAGGCAAACATCTCCTTAAGTTGGTACTCCTTATTCATGGTTGATCaaaatttagtattattattcatgatgatttttcttatattaaaatGCATAagattttgatttaaaaaaaaggcttcaaatattaaaaatacaatctttTATATACAACAATTtttgaaagattgaaaaaaaaataagcttattatcaaaaaaattccCAACTAAGCttcgaaaaattttaattcccaaaataatcGTCTCCATGTTCGAGTTTAACGTCAGatatgttcgctgttactaacagcgaacaaagaagttagtcaaaaaaaaaaaccaaaatcctttattcgttgttactaacgaCAAACAAAAGAGAGATACAAACagaaataaaatcatgtttgtTGCAGTTACTAACATAAAGGTGTTGCTCTTAAAGTAGTGAACATGGACATGATTTGGCAATATTATGAATTCGAAAGGTAGAATAATTTACCATCTAGATATGTAGCTAAGCCCTATTTAATTATCACAACTCACATCAAAACAAATTTCAAAAGCACCTCAGTGATCGAAAGTCTTTCGATGATACGGCCTCAAACAAAGAGTTTATGTTCTTAAAATATGTATTAGACGGTGAaatcgtctcatacaagaatttgcaAACAACAAATTGCACCATTTTCAGACTTGCCATCAGATCAAGCTAAAGTTCTCATTATATACAACCTGTCAACCAATAACACAAAATTGCTCCATGATCTGCTTCTTCCAGGAGATGGAAACATGGAATAGATAGCAAAAAAAGGATCAAGCCTCCATAAATACCTACCTCCCATTGCATTGTAATATGAGATGATAAGAGATATACAACCTATTATAGCTATTACTTCTGATTATGACTTCATCTAGTGCTGCCATGAATAAAGCTTTACCATTCCTCAATTTCATCATCGGAAACCTCACTAGCTTGAAAATTCATATGATCAAATTCCACAGTGTCCATTTGATCGTCTCGTATGAAGCTGTTGAAATCAGTGTGCTTATTGGACAAAGATGTTCTAGTACCAAGCCATTTATGTAATGGTCTATATTCTGTGCAAATAGTAGAAACATCGGACAAGTGCAGACTATAGCAATATTCAAGCCTTTGCCTCTCCATCTCATGCTGCCATgataatttaaatgttgataaacaGGAAGCATCAGTCAGATTAATGCACAAATTAGGGAAAGAAATAAAGCCCCAATgattaatctaataataattatcatgaGAGGAAAGGACAAACGTAACTTTACCCAGCAAGTGAAAAGGGGAACACTGAGGTAAGTGCTAATCTGAATATTGAAGTACACATCCATAAAAAGAGACTGAACATAAATGTCCCTTTCCAACACTCTAAACCAGCAAACCGATAAATTTGTAGAAAGTCATAACAGTTTAAATTATAAGTGCTGACGTCTAGGTTACAACAGCCAAACCAAGCATTGCATCTGGATCCATAATATGAGCAGAAAGAATCAAAGAAACAGATACTGGCTACCCCATGACAGACCTAGAAGCTTACACAACTGAAAAGGAACCTGACTTCAAAGATATATTTCTACCATATACTATGATGATTGACAACCAAGGTTAATGCGTATTGTGACTCACCATATTACGCCTTGTTGATCTCTCTATCTCCCAAAGCCTAGGACGACGAATAACATGCCACCTATCATACAAAAGagtatttaatcaaaaacacaCAAGATCTCATAAACTGTAACAAACAATACATGCACGTAATTTGACGCACCTGGAAGGAGAAGGGTGGGCATTTCCAAACAGCACCCCACGCACAGCTACTGAGGCAGCAGCTGGTTGAATAATATTTTCTGCTTCATTATTTCTAGCAAACGTCCGATGAACTGAGGAAAGAAGGCAGTCAACATCACTCAAATATGATGTCACAGTCCATGCATCTTCAATTGCCTCCTTACTGAGGAATTCTAGAACTACAAGGTGCAATGAACAAGACCATGTCACTTTTTAAACCAAAAGATGATGTGATATTCATTATTAACATTGATGATTCCAAATTTTTTTGAGAACCTATCCCATACCAGAAACATCACATCATTCAAAATCCAACAGAGTTAGCACATAATCATGTTTATGTTTAGGAATGAGTGTGTTGCTAATGATGCCTGACATGCTCTTAAACATCATGGGCTGAAGGCCCAAAGCTCAGAAGAATTTGCACAAaatatagagtaatttatgTCCGTTTTCTGATGTGACTAGGATATACTCCATTAAAAGGTCATTTCAGCAgtaaatatgtaattattttcaaatagaaCCAGAATTTACCAAGTCACTATCAATAAGACATGCATAAATGCAAGTGAACTTCCTAGGACCTGATGCCAAACTTCACATCCACAAAAAGTCAGGCCAGCTTGCATGAAATATCAAAACCAAGCAACCATTGAAGCAAGCAACCATTTCCTCTATTCCTCTTAATATTCACTTGATAATAGATAGGTTAAGAAATATTAAACAGACTAGCATTAAAAAAGAACCTAATGTTCGAAATTTGTTTTCTGCATTGATGAACCAATGCACGAATTTCACTGTTGATGCAAGACAACAGCATGCTATTAAATTTGACCTTATTTCTTAGCTTTGCCCACTTTTCTTTACCTTACCATCATAGCATGTCTTTACAACCTGTAGCAGccaaatccaaaacaacaacCCATACATTTTCGCTAGCTTTATTTCAAAGTTATATATCCTGCTGATTTAGTAGTTTACTAGTACTCGTATACCCTGGTATCAATACCAATATGCTTCTGACCAAGGAAATGCCACAGAAACATGAACTTAAATCAGTTGATTACGCCTcatgcacacacacacacacatacaccaTTAGATTTTATGTAAAGTGGAAAACTTAATGACTTCTAACTATgaatatgaaatttttattttttaaaaaattaaaattaaaaagaaagaaaaataatttaatatagctAGGCACCAAAGTTGACCAAAGCATATTTGGGGCTGAAGCTGAGAAAAATTGCAAAAACACTTCTCACTTCATATAGGAAAAAGGATAATTAGTTGGGGGTTGAAGCTCGGAGAGCAAAAGAAATCATTTTCACAGCACAAAAACAGTCACAGTACTTATATTGAAAAAAGAAAGCACCATTTTCATGTAAAAATTCAGCCACTGGCCTTGCTTGCCCGTATGCTTGACAAAGAACTTTTTCCGGTGGATCCATCTTTAGAGGTAATCGTGCAAACTCTTCCTTCAAAGAAACTCCATCTTCACCTGCAAATCACAGAAATTGATACAGAGAAAGTAAGCAACTAAGAAGGGGTCAACATTGATAtatgtaaaagaaaaaaggaaagaggaaaaaataattctcttttaattctctttctttcttggAACCGGTGGGTAAGGTGCGGAGGAGGAATTTATTGGAAAAAGTGCACCACACACGAGATGCAACGAAAAGTAATTGAGCAATTAAGTGAACACAGAGAACATCAATGTTACTAGACATTATCCTAATTCCCAAACCTCTAACAGAATCCTGTCCTTAGATGGTTAATTTAAGTTGGGGGAGAATAAACATAAGCAGCTTTCCCATGTAATGACCAACTTCAACTAAAAGTTCAAGACTGAATCAAGTGAGCCACCCAGTTTTGAGAGGATAAAAGATGGAGAGAGTAAAAATATGAAATGAAAAAAGTCTAACAAAACCTTTACTACATTTAAAGAGTAACATGTCAAGAAGTCATAAAGACTCCAAAAAAAACAACATTTTCCAATTAAGAGGATAAACTTTACGAAAACATGTGACATGATTTTTAAAAG
This genomic stretch from Amaranthus tricolor cultivar Red isolate AtriRed21 chromosome 9, ASM2621246v1, whole genome shotgun sequence harbors:
- the LOC130823263 gene encoding uncharacterized protein LOC130823263: MRQRRWLELINDYDLEFNYHEAWELESRLAALSIRPSIFEEIFTNQVSDSLLEKTREQVKERKAEGFTIFEDGRVRYKGRWCVPSTCTELKDKILTEAHISKYSKVKSEHKRPAGLPRTRSGNDTLWVIVDRLTKSARFIPINNQWGMDQLAQAYLKHVIRYQGVPRSIVSDRDTRYVLKFWEAFQAALGTELLRSTSFHPATDGQTERTNRTLEDILRAVALDRQESWDECLDMVEFSYNNSYQTSIQMAPFEALYGRRCRPAMLEEMTDQVKMIQERLKAAQDRQNSYTDLKRRPDEFAVGDYLKRYVPDKSHMLDLEPLDLDENLSYEEKPIEILDSKDATWETEDSMREKYPHLFPEFRMYVRKSTSFVVVKTDTLTLEARSVLELMI